Proteins encoded by one window of Fischerella sp. PCC 9605:
- a CDS encoding RNA-guided endonuclease InsQ/TnpB family protein — translation MVRQSFIFEGKYLNNAAVFPKVKHHESYTALPRKVSNQVLMVLHRNWKSFFEAQKAYNQDPSKFKSRPKLPKYKDKEKGRNLVIYERGAISKTLLKKGVIKLSQTQIEFATKASNIKQVRLIPQCGQYVIELVYSQDAKPQQLNPDWVAGIDIGLDNLAGLTSNKPGLRAVLVNGRPLKSINQQYNKIKALLQSKLQGNAKTSRRILCITCKRNNRIDNYLHNASRWIINYLASQEIGTLVIGKNQQWKQQINLGKTTNQNFVSIPHARFIEQLKYKAELVGITVLINEESYPLLCRLQRLQHLYSKYFTLLTIYTTFQVDTGITSLKKVSTFHR, via the coding sequence TTGGTAAGGCAGTCATTTATCTTTGAAGGCAAATATCTGAATAACGCTGCCGTATTCCCTAAAGTAAAGCACCATGAGTCATACACGGCACTACCGCGTAAAGTCAGTAATCAAGTACTGATGGTTTTACACCGGAACTGGAAGTCATTTTTTGAGGCACAGAAAGCGTATAACCAAGACCCATCAAAGTTTAAAAGTCGTCCGAAATTGCCCAAGTACAAGGACAAAGAAAAGGGGCGAAATCTAGTAATTTATGAGCGCGGTGCAATCTCAAAAACATTACTAAAAAAAGGAGTGATTAAACTATCTCAAACTCAAATTGAATTTGCCACTAAAGCTAGTAATATCAAACAAGTGCGGCTCATTCCCCAGTGTGGGCAGTATGTAATTGAACTGGTGTATTCACAAGACGCAAAGCCACAGCAATTAAACCCAGATTGGGTGGCGGGTATTGATATTGGGTTAGACAATTTAGCGGGGTTAACTTCAAACAAGCCTGGGTTAAGAGCAGTTCTTGTTAACGGGCGACCACTAAAATCTATTAACCAACAATACAATAAAATCAAAGCACTTCTTCAATCTAAACTCCAAGGCAATGCCAAAACATCACGCCGCATCCTTTGCATAACTTGTAAGCGTAATAACCGGATTGACAATTACCTACACAATGCTAGTCGATGGATTATCAACTACTTGGCAAGCCAGGAAATTGGAACATTAGTGATTGGCAAAAATCAGCAGTGGAAACAACAAATCAATCTCGGTAAAACAACTAATCAGAACTTCGTTAGTATTCCTCATGCTCGGTTTATCGAGCAGTTGAAGTACAAAGCTGAATTAGTTGGAATAACCGTTTTGATTAATGAAGAGTCATACCCCCTGTTATGTCGTTTACAACGTCTACAACATTTATATAGTAAATATTTTACGCTGTTGACGATTTATACAACGTTTCAAGTGGATACTGGGATAACATCTCTGAAAAAGGTATCCACTTTTCATCGTTAG
- a CDS encoding WcaF family extracellular polysaccharide biosynthesis acetyltransferase, whose translation MRLDCYDVGTYTPGAPYWKQVLWYFLGFPLVKSYWLPMSALKVWLLRIFGAKIGRNVRIKPGVRVKFPWRLSIGDHVWIGEDAWIDNLAQVTIESHVCLSQGVYLCTGNHDWTHPDFKLMTAPIHIQESSWIAAKAVIGPGVTVGRGAVLTLGGVTARSLEPMTIYAGNLAQPVKQRKVIYGLRRAKRKTEKIIAELDRDGVEE comes from the coding sequence ATGCGTCTAGATTGCTATGATGTCGGCACTTACACACCAGGTGCGCCCTACTGGAAACAAGTTTTGTGGTATTTCCTGGGGTTCCCTTTGGTAAAAAGTTATTGGCTTCCCATGTCAGCCCTAAAAGTTTGGTTACTCCGTATTTTTGGAGCAAAAATTGGTCGAAATGTCCGCATTAAGCCAGGAGTGCGGGTGAAGTTTCCTTGGCGGTTGAGTATAGGCGATCATGTATGGATTGGGGAAGATGCTTGGATAGATAACCTTGCTCAGGTGACTATCGAAAGTCATGTATGCCTATCTCAGGGTGTCTATCTCTGCACCGGCAATCACGACTGGACTCATCCCGATTTTAAACTGATGACTGCTCCTATTCACATTCAAGAGAGTAGTTGGATTGCAGCAAAGGCAGTAATTGGCCCCGGCGTTACAGTTGGTCGGGGAGCAGTGCTAACTTTAGGGGGAGTGACTGCACGCTCTCTAGAACCAATGACAATTTATGCGGGTAACCTAGCTCAACCGGTTAAGCAAAGAAAGGTGATTTACGGTTTAAGGAGGGCAAAACGCAAAACTGAAAAAATTATTGCTGAACTTGATCGTGATGGAGTAGAAGAATGA
- a CDS encoding YdcF family protein encodes MKPLFSLLKRYWILALAGLILYLLMLVPVRLAIASYQAPQPEAILTLGGETLGQREEFTAEFAHWYPSLEIWVSSGMCPNKARKIFQAAGISDNRLHLDYRAVDTVTNFTTLISDFKQHHIQHLYLITSDYHMPRAKAIATIILGSQGITFTPLSVRSNQPKESNLRILRDICRSLLWIVTGRTGASLQFDVDLP; translated from the coding sequence GTGAAACCCCTTTTTAGCCTACTCAAAAGATATTGGATTTTGGCTTTAGCAGGTTTGATCCTCTATCTGCTGATGCTTGTTCCTGTGCGTCTGGCGATCGCGTCCTATCAAGCTCCCCAACCTGAAGCCATCCTTACACTTGGTGGTGAAACATTAGGACAAAGAGAAGAATTCACCGCAGAGTTTGCTCATTGGTATCCATCCCTAGAAATTTGGGTTTCTTCTGGTATGTGTCCCAATAAAGCACGTAAAATTTTTCAAGCCGCAGGTATCTCAGACAATCGCCTTCACCTCGACTACCGTGCTGTTGATACAGTTACCAACTTTACTACTCTCATTTCTGATTTCAAACAACACCACATTCAGCATCTTTACCTGATTACCTCTGACTATCACATGCCCAGAGCCAAAGCGATCGCCACTATTATCCTTGGTAGCCAAGGTATCACCTTCACTCCACTCTCTGTACGATCAAACCAACCGAAAGAATCCAACCTCCGCATTCTTCGTGATATTTGTCGCTCTCTGCTTTGGATTGTTACAGGTCGTACGGGGGCAAGCCTTCAGTTTGATGTTGATTTACCATAA